A window of the Lolium perenne isolate Kyuss_39 chromosome 7, Kyuss_2.0, whole genome shotgun sequence genome harbors these coding sequences:
- the LOC127318095 gene encoding uncharacterized protein isoform X1 gives MAVVTSCFRCATAAALTLHHHQPAFLAVRLRLRLPRRPIPTNRAMSSSSAAPVTSPHQAGAWYAVPDLSLRDHRFAVPLDHSSSGSPSITVFAREVVAAGKEDATLPYLMYLQGGPGFESPRPMEASGWVKKACEEYRVLLLDQRGTGLSTPLTTSSLSQITTAAEQVEYLKHFRADNIVKDAEFIRLLLVPDGKPWTILGQSYGGFCAVTYLSFAPEGLKSVLLTGGLPPLGKPCTADNVYRACFKQVQLQNEKYYKRYPQDIQVIHEVVRYLSESEGGGVLLPSGSRLTPKMLQCLGLSGLGSGGGFERLHYLLERVWDPILVPGAKTNISYYFLKEFEMWLGFDQNPLYALLHESIYCEGSSSKWSANKIFSEYGNLFDPVKSTEEGRPVYLTGEMVFPFFFDEIHALRPLKEVAHLLAEKDDWPPLYDISMLNNNKVPVAAAVYYEDMYVNFNIAKETASQIAGIRLWVTNEYMHSGLRDGGSHVFEHLMGLLKGKKPLF, from the exons ATGGCCGTCGTCACATCGTGCTTCCGTTGCGCGACCGCCGCCGCGCTCacactccaccaccaccaaccggccTTCCTCGCCGTCCGCCTCCGCCTGCGCCTCCCGCGCCGCCCGATCCCGACGAACAGGGCCATGTCCTCCTCGTCGGCCGCTCCCGTCACCTCGCCGCACCAGGCCGGGGCGTGGTACGCGGTGCCGGACCTCAGCCTCCGGGACCACCGCTTCGCCGTCCCTCTCGACCACTCCTCCTCCGGCTCCCCCTCCATCACCGTCTTCGCCCGCGAGGTCGTTGCTG CCGGAAAAGAAGATGCAACTTTGCCTTATTTGATGTACCTACAAGGAGGTCCTGGATTTGAAAGTCCTCGTCCCATGGAAGCTAGTGGATGGGTAAAGAAAGCGTGCGAAGAATACCGCGTGCTATTGCTAGACCAG CGAGGGACAGGGCTGTCAACACCGCTGACGACATCTTCTCTTTCTCAAATAACAACTGCGGCAGAGCAGGTGGAGTATTTGAAGCATTTCAGGGCAGATAACATAGTTAAGGATGCAGAGTTTATTCGTCTGCTTCTTGTACCAGATGGCAAGCCTTGGACAATTCTGGGACAG AGTTATGGTGGATTTTGTGCTGTTACGTATTTGAGTTTTGCTCCGGAGGGCCTTAAATCTGTACTGTTGACCGGAGGGCTTCCACCACTAGGAAAGCCCTGCACTGCAGATAATGTGTACAGAGCCTGCTTTAAGCAGGTTCAGCTACAAAATGAAAAGTACTATAAGAGATATCCTCAAGATATTCAAGTTATTCATGAGGTTGTAAGATACTTAAGTGAATCTGAAGGTGGAGGA GTCCTTCTCCCATCAGGTAGCAGGTTAACACCTAAGATGTTGCAGTGCCTTGGACTATCTGGTTTAGGTTCTGGTGGAGGATTTGAAAGACTGCATTATCT ACTCGAGAGGGTGTGGGATCCTATACTAGTTCCTGGTGCAAAAACGAATATAAGCTATTACTTCTTGAAAGAG TTTGAGATGTGGTTAGGTTTTGATCAAAATCCTCTTTATGCTCTCTTGCATGAGTCTATCTACTGTGAG GGATCTTCATCAAAATGGTCAGCCAATAAGATTTTCAGTGAATATGGAAATTTGTTTGATCCTGTTAAATCTACAGAAGAAGGACGTCCTGTGTATCTTACTGGAGAG ATGGTATTTCCATTTTTTTTCGATGAGATCCATGCTTTAAGACCCCTAAAGGAGGTTGCCCATTTGTTAGCAGAAAAGGATGACTGGCCTCCATTGTATGACATCAGCATGTTGAACAACAATAAG GTTCCAGTGGCTGCCGCCGTGTACTACGAGGACATGTATGTCAACTTCAACATCGCCAAGGAGACGGCCTCCCAGATTGCCGGCATCCGACTGTGGGTGACCAATGAGTACATGCACTCTGGCCTTCGGGATGGCGGCTCCCACGTCTTTGAGCATCTCATGGGTCTTTTGAAGGGAAAGAAGCCTCTGTTTTAG
- the LOC127318095 gene encoding uncharacterized protein isoform X2, whose translation MAVVTSCFRCATAAALTLHHHQPAFLAVRLRLRLPRRPIPTNRAMSSSSAAPVTSPHQAGAWYAVPDLSLRDHRFAVPLDHSSSGSPSITVFAREVVAAGKEDATLPYLMYLQGGPGFESPRPMEASGWVKKACEEYRVLLLDQRGTGLSTPLTTSSLSQITTAAEQVEYLKHFRADNIVKDAEFIRLLLVPDGKPWTILGQSYGGFCAVTYLSFAPEGLKSVLLTGGLPPLGKPCTADNVYRACFKQVQLQNEKYYKRYPQDIQVIHEVVRYLSESEGGGVLLPSGSRLTPKMLQCLGLSGLGSGGGFERLHYLLERVWDPILVPGAKTNISYYFLKEFEMWLGFDQNPLYALLHESIYCEGSSSKWSANKIFSEYGNLFDPVKSTEEGRPVYLTGEKRMTGLHCMTSAC comes from the exons ATGGCCGTCGTCACATCGTGCTTCCGTTGCGCGACCGCCGCCGCGCTCacactccaccaccaccaaccggccTTCCTCGCCGTCCGCCTCCGCCTGCGCCTCCCGCGCCGCCCGATCCCGACGAACAGGGCCATGTCCTCCTCGTCGGCCGCTCCCGTCACCTCGCCGCACCAGGCCGGGGCGTGGTACGCGGTGCCGGACCTCAGCCTCCGGGACCACCGCTTCGCCGTCCCTCTCGACCACTCCTCCTCCGGCTCCCCCTCCATCACCGTCTTCGCCCGCGAGGTCGTTGCTG CCGGAAAAGAAGATGCAACTTTGCCTTATTTGATGTACCTACAAGGAGGTCCTGGATTTGAAAGTCCTCGTCCCATGGAAGCTAGTGGATGGGTAAAGAAAGCGTGCGAAGAATACCGCGTGCTATTGCTAGACCAG CGAGGGACAGGGCTGTCAACACCGCTGACGACATCTTCTCTTTCTCAAATAACAACTGCGGCAGAGCAGGTGGAGTATTTGAAGCATTTCAGGGCAGATAACATAGTTAAGGATGCAGAGTTTATTCGTCTGCTTCTTGTACCAGATGGCAAGCCTTGGACAATTCTGGGACAG AGTTATGGTGGATTTTGTGCTGTTACGTATTTGAGTTTTGCTCCGGAGGGCCTTAAATCTGTACTGTTGACCGGAGGGCTTCCACCACTAGGAAAGCCCTGCACTGCAGATAATGTGTACAGAGCCTGCTTTAAGCAGGTTCAGCTACAAAATGAAAAGTACTATAAGAGATATCCTCAAGATATTCAAGTTATTCATGAGGTTGTAAGATACTTAAGTGAATCTGAAGGTGGAGGA GTCCTTCTCCCATCAGGTAGCAGGTTAACACCTAAGATGTTGCAGTGCCTTGGACTATCTGGTTTAGGTTCTGGTGGAGGATTTGAAAGACTGCATTATCT ACTCGAGAGGGTGTGGGATCCTATACTAGTTCCTGGTGCAAAAACGAATATAAGCTATTACTTCTTGAAAGAG TTTGAGATGTGGTTAGGTTTTGATCAAAATCCTCTTTATGCTCTCTTGCATGAGTCTATCTACTGTGAG GGATCTTCATCAAAATGGTCAGCCAATAAGATTTTCAGTGAATATGGAAATTTGTTTGATCCTGTTAAATCTACAGAAGAAGGACGTCCTGTGTATCTTACTGGAGAG AAAAGGATGACTGGCCTCCATTGTATGACATCAGCATGTTGA